Proteins encoded within one genomic window of Pseudomonas cannabina:
- the rnhB gene encoding ribonuclease HII, with protein MQTGLDFTLVEDLVAGVDEVGRGPLCGAVVTAAVILDPARPILGLNDSKKLTEAKREKLFVEIQEKALCWFIARAEVEEIDQLNILHATMLAMKRAVEGLVITPKLALIDGNRCPQLSVPSAPVVQGDAKVPAIAAASILAKVSRDREMAALELVYPGYGIGGHKGYPTPVHLEALARLGPTPIHRRSFAPVRAAHEARAGMNIGVTRSPSIGLLQD; from the coding sequence TTTCACCCTCGTCGAGGATCTGGTCGCGGGCGTCGACGAAGTCGGACGCGGTCCGCTTTGCGGTGCCGTGGTCACGGCGGCGGTCATTCTTGATCCTGCCAGACCTATTCTCGGGCTCAACGACTCGAAAAAACTGACCGAGGCCAAGCGCGAAAAGCTGTTTGTCGAGATACAGGAAAAAGCCCTGTGCTGGTTCATCGCCCGGGCCGAAGTCGAAGAAATCGATCAGCTGAACATTCTGCACGCCACGATGCTGGCCATGAAACGCGCAGTCGAAGGTCTTGTCATCACGCCAAAACTGGCGTTGATCGATGGCAACCGCTGTCCGCAATTGTCTGTGCCCTCTGCGCCGGTAGTGCAGGGCGATGCCAAAGTACCGGCCATCGCTGCCGCGTCGATTCTGGCAAAGGTCAGCCGCGACCGGGAAATGGCGGCACTCGAGCTGGTCTATCCGGGTTATGGCATCGGCGGGCACAAGGGTTATCCTACGCCGGTGCACCTGGAAGCACTGGCCCGACTGGGCCCTACGCCTATCCATCGGCGTTCTTTCGCGCCGGTGCGGGCCGCCCATGAAGCGCGCGCGGGGATGAATATCGGCGTAACACGTTCACCGTCGATCGGTTTGTTGCAGGACTGA